Proteins found in one Nitratiruptor sp. SB155-2 genomic segment:
- the gmhA gene encoding D-sedoheptulose 7-phosphate isomerase, whose amino-acid sequence MLEHIEKELLEHQKTFEKVWEELRFHIYTASIICIEALKNQKKIMLCGNGGSAADAQHIAAELVGRFKKERRSLPAIALSVDTSALTAIGNDYGFELVFARQVEGLAQKGDVLIGISTSGESENVLRAMEEAKKRGCKTIGLLGKDGGRIKDLCDAAIVVPSSQTPRIQEMHIMIGHILCSLIDESF is encoded by the coding sequence TTGTTAGAACATATCGAAAAAGAACTCCTTGAGCATCAAAAAACATTTGAAAAAGTTTGGGAGGAGCTTCGATTTCATATCTATACTGCAAGTATTATATGTATTGAAGCTTTGAAGAACCAAAAAAAGATTATGCTTTGCGGTAATGGCGGAAGCGCAGCGGATGCGCAGCATATTGCGGCTGAACTTGTAGGCAGATTCAAAAAAGAGAGACGTTCTTTGCCTGCAATTGCCCTGAGTGTCGATACTTCTGCTCTTACTGCAATCGGAAATGATTATGGGTTTGAACTAGTCTTTGCTAGACAAGTAGAAGGTTTGGCACAAAAAGGGGATGTGCTTATTGGCATATCGACAAGCGGTGAGAGCGAAAATGTACTAAGAGCCATGGAAGAGGCAAAAAAAAGAGGATGCAAAACGATAGGCCTGCTTGGAAAAGATGGAGGACGGATCAAAGATCTATGTGACGCCGCTATCGTTGTGCCTTCATCTCAGACGCCGAGAATTCAAGAGATGCACATCATGATAGGGCATATTCTGTGCAGTTTGATTGATGAGAGTTTTTGA
- a CDS encoding glycosyltransferase family 9 protein codes for MNILAIRYSGLGDIVMLLPTLKAIKKRYPDSKITLLCDKANAKIKDLSCGIIDEVIEIDRNAFRQKKFFSIVKELKKLFSLCGKYDVVYDFQSFGETAIIAWIVGAKERIGALKKEKYRKFYTTIRPYDTTVHRSKHFARIAEVEMEGTPEVCIPKNVTLSLSLQSSKKTIGLNIGSTQESRRWSEENFKKLGEYFLPHYNVMVFFGPAEKRFLSSFDDRFIKIYDQDLVHLAFAIKQCDLFISNDTGPVHLAAALNVPTVTLFSTGDDWQVGCMNEKKEFIRKNPINAITIEEVIEKSERLLDSA; via the coding sequence ATGAACATTTTGGCTATTCGTTACTCTGGACTTGGCGATATTGTTATGTTGTTGCCAACTTTGAAAGCCATTAAAAAAAGATACCCTGATAGCAAAATAACCCTTTTGTGCGATAAAGCCAATGCAAAGATTAAAGACCTTTCATGCGGAATTATTGATGAAGTGATTGAGATCGATAGAAACGCCTTTCGTCAAAAAAAATTTTTCTCTATCGTGAAAGAACTAAAAAAACTCTTTTCTCTTTGCGGAAAATATGATGTAGTGTATGATTTTCAAAGTTTTGGTGAAACGGCCATTATAGCTTGGATAGTAGGTGCAAAAGAGCGAATTGGTGCTTTGAAAAAGGAGAAATACCGTAAATTTTATACCACTATACGACCATACGATACAACCGTTCATAGAAGCAAACATTTTGCACGTATCGCTGAAGTTGAGATGGAAGGGACTCCTGAAGTCTGTATTCCCAAAAATGTTACATTGTCTTTGTCTTTGCAATCATCCAAAAAGACCATTGGACTCAATATCGGATCTACCCAAGAAAGCAGACGGTGGAGCGAAGAAAATTTTAAAAAACTGGGTGAATATTTCTTGCCACATTACAATGTGATGGTTTTTTTCGGACCTGCAGAAAAACGGTTTTTATCCTCCTTCGATGATCGATTCATCAAAATCTATGATCAAGATCTTGTTCATTTAGCATTCGCTATCAAGCAATGTGATCTTTTTATCAGCAATGATACGGGGCCAGTGCATTTGGCTGCTGCTTTGAATGTGCCAACAGTGACGCTCTTCTCCACCGGAGACGATTGGCAGGTTGGATGTATGAATGAAAAAAAAGAGTTTATTCGTAAGAACCCAATCAACGCTATTACGATAGAAGAGGTTATAGAAAAAAGTGAAAGGCTATTGGATAGTGCGTGA
- a CDS encoding lysophospholipid acyltransferase family protein — protein MREQLEYTVVSSLFAIAKRTPKKIVYGLFSLLAGMLYIIDSRRRNLTKDNLRKAGLSPKFAWPIYQNFAKTTAEILFLFHDRFDFSSIEGSLTPKTEKPKIFVTAHFGNWEALAHFLAQSGYPMAVVAREGNNKLIERSFSKPFRQKYGNKLIYKHGAVRALFKELKSGNNIGLMIDQKAGSDGIETTFFGRPCKTVPTIALLAKKFDVEVVPVFLVREGDKLKLIQKEFSCDGCGIEEYTQRLNDILEEVVREYPEQWFWMHNRWKMG, from the coding sequence GTGCGTGAGCAGTTGGAGTATACAGTCGTTTCTTCTTTATTTGCTATTGCTAAAAGAACGCCCAAAAAAATAGTATATGGACTGTTTTCTTTATTAGCTGGAATGTTATATATAATCGATAGTAGAAGGAGAAACTTAACGAAAGATAATCTACGGAAAGCTGGACTCTCTCCCAAATTTGCTTGGCCTATATATCAAAATTTTGCCAAAACGACTGCAGAGATTCTTTTTTTGTTTCATGATAGATTCGATTTTTCATCCATTGAAGGCTCCTTAACTCCAAAAACTGAGAAACCAAAAATTTTTGTAACTGCGCATTTCGGTAACTGGGAAGCTTTGGCCCACTTTTTGGCACAAAGTGGTTATCCAATGGCCGTTGTTGCGAGAGAAGGAAATAATAAACTTATTGAAAGAAGTTTTTCCAAACCTTTTCGACAAAAATATGGCAATAAACTTATATATAAACACGGTGCTGTACGGGCTCTTTTTAAAGAATTGAAATCTGGGAATAATATAGGGTTAATGATCGATCAAAAAGCGGGTTCAGATGGCATTGAAACGACTTTTTTTGGAAGACCTTGTAAAACTGTACCGACTATAGCTCTTTTGGCAAAAAAGTTCGATGTAGAAGTTGTTCCGGTTTTTTTGGTTCGAGAAGGTGACAAACTGAAGTTGATCCAAAAAGAGTTCTCATGTGATGGATGCGGTATAGAAGAGTATACTCAAAGACTCAATGATATTCTTGAAGAGGTTGTAAGAGAGTATCCAGAGCAGTGGTTTTGGATGCATAACAGATGGAAAATGGGATGA
- a CDS encoding ELM1/GtrOC1 family putative glycosyltransferase, whose product MRAVIVSDGKKGHENQSIAYCRLLGIPYEIVQVRFRSKIYKAFSFLLDWLGIYTKIFFDPFESKKADIVVSAGSGTYYANKLLAKSMNAKSIALMYPRGYRKNFSTIYAQLHDDVNDTKAIQIPVNFSYSQKNGVAPCKKGCIALIVGGPNRHYTMDIQSIKPVVEFLFKTFRDKDIFVTTSPRTPKDVEEFLQSYPFSYSVIYSKNPVNPIGDFLSCCERVFITIDSTSMISEAVSNGDAAVEVIPLPGEKRNKYEKMVKNLAKEGNLHIFDGNVGNAGKKIDLRKYL is encoded by the coding sequence ATGAGAGCAGTTATTGTCAGTGATGGGAAAAAAGGACATGAGAATCAATCCATCGCTTATTGTAGGCTTTTGGGTATACCTTATGAAATTGTCCAAGTGCGATTCCGATCAAAAATTTATAAAGCTTTTTCCTTTCTTTTGGACTGGCTTGGAATCTATACGAAAATTTTTTTTGACCCGTTTGAGAGTAAAAAAGCCGATATAGTGGTAAGTGCCGGAAGTGGAACATACTATGCGAACAAGCTTCTTGCAAAAAGCATGAACGCCAAAAGCATCGCTTTAATGTATCCAAGGGGATATCGAAAAAACTTTTCTACAATCTATGCTCAGTTGCATGATGACGTTAACGATACAAAAGCAATCCAGATACCTGTCAATTTTTCCTATTCACAAAAAAATGGAGTTGCACCTTGCAAAAAAGGGTGTATCGCTTTGATTGTGGGTGGACCAAACAGACACTACACGATGGATATCCAGAGCATAAAGCCTGTTGTTGAGTTTCTGTTCAAAACGTTTCGAGACAAAGATATTTTTGTAACGACCTCTCCGAGAACGCCAAAAGATGTAGAGGAGTTTTTACAGAGCTATCCATTTTCATACAGTGTGATCTACTCAAAAAACCCTGTCAATCCCATAGGTGACTTTTTGAGCTGTTGTGAGAGAGTCTTTATCACGATCGATTCGACTTCGATGATCTCTGAAGCCGTAAGCAATGGAGATGCTGCGGTAGAGGTGATTCCACTTCCGGGAGAGAAAAGAAACAAGTATGAAAAGATGGTGAAAAATTTAGCGAAAGAGGGCAATTTGCACATTTTTGATGGCAATGTTGGCAATGCAGGAAAAAAGATCGATTTAAGGAAGTATCTGTGA